In Marivirga salinae, a single window of DNA contains:
- a CDS encoding B12-binding domain-containing radical SAM protein: MKKKTELPKVLIVTGGLLSAGEKSMWNALKKQIKQVRAAKSHWLEVKIKLVTAELLVYDKLKKKNGKLKEYFQKEPQAIPELTEVVLADLISREGIPFECMNYDLLYSNPKKADQLLNNTEVVLASSTLLHDLSELLPLISMLKRDHNKIILGGALCGSLYNHWKGDPLIDIMAVGYGEFLIPKIADWIKSSYKEIHPPEQGRIIENKHTLFLFSGVPESRDLDFLPTPDWRVAEAYHQQNFEHIYYESVRGCPYRCSFCNYPFLFDDKKFRTKSAEKIAADWKFYFEELGVKYITCLDSLFTMPKKRLVELCNLLIAQKTEVKWICYARADDLADESVVELMKMAGVAQVQIGLESGNQHMLDQMNKRCTVEQNLQAIRNCRKHGVTTLVSLIVGYPGETEETLKDTLEFMREARPDFHFLATFSVRIEDVPMFKEHNRKRFGLEKMDNPYSFAPYWRHDTMSCSQVGKHVRELGMQLCKERISLEGSLFYQNILSYVPSQKEAFLDYQQSLVKENVYLKKVFNWLNNKVDVKLLKDIKKVFPAKETQLQ, from the coding sequence ATGAAAAAAAAAACCGAGCTGCCAAAAGTTTTAATTGTGACTGGTGGGCTCTTGAGTGCAGGAGAAAAATCCATGTGGAATGCGCTAAAAAAGCAAATTAAACAAGTGCGAGCTGCTAAATCCCATTGGCTGGAAGTGAAAATAAAATTGGTAACAGCCGAATTGCTCGTTTATGATAAGCTTAAAAAGAAGAACGGAAAGCTAAAAGAATATTTCCAAAAAGAACCCCAAGCCATTCCAGAACTAACAGAAGTTGTACTTGCTGATTTGATAAGTAGAGAAGGTATTCCTTTTGAATGCATGAACTATGATTTGCTATACTCCAACCCTAAAAAAGCAGATCAATTACTGAATAATACGGAAGTGGTCTTAGCTTCTTCCACCTTGCTACATGATTTGAGTGAGTTGCTTCCTTTAATAAGCATGCTTAAAAGGGACCATAATAAAATCATTCTTGGAGGAGCTTTATGTGGCAGCCTTTATAACCATTGGAAAGGTGATCCTCTAATTGATATAATGGCTGTTGGCTATGGTGAATTTCTGATTCCTAAAATTGCAGACTGGATTAAATCTTCATATAAAGAAATCCATCCTCCTGAACAGGGAAGAATAATTGAGAATAAACACACCTTGTTTTTATTCAGTGGTGTGCCGGAAAGTCGGGATTTGGATTTTCTCCCTACCCCAGACTGGCGGGTGGCGGAAGCTTATCATCAGCAGAATTTTGAGCATATTTATTACGAAAGTGTACGAGGCTGTCCTTACCGCTGTAGTTTTTGCAATTATCCTTTCTTGTTTGATGATAAAAAATTCAGAACTAAAAGTGCTGAAAAAATAGCCGCAGACTGGAAGTTTTATTTTGAGGAATTAGGAGTGAAATATATCACCTGCCTTGACTCACTTTTTACCATGCCCAAAAAACGTCTGGTAGAATTGTGCAATTTGCTTATTGCCCAAAAAACTGAAGTGAAATGGATTTGCTACGCCAGAGCAGATGACCTAGCAGACGAATCTGTGGTGGAGTTAATGAAAATGGCAGGTGTTGCCCAAGTGCAGATTGGCTTAGAGTCAGGTAATCAGCATATGCTTGATCAAATGAATAAAAGATGTACCGTTGAGCAAAACCTACAGGCCATAAGAAACTGTCGTAAGCATGGAGTAACCACTTTGGTTTCTTTAATCGTAGGATATCCTGGAGAAACAGAAGAAACGCTTAAAGACACTTTGGAATTTATGCGTGAAGCCCGTCCTGATTTTCATTTTTTGGCTACTTTTAGTGTTCGGATAGAAGATGTGCCAATGTTTAAAGAGCATAATAGAAAAAGATTTGGGTTAGAAAAGATGGATAATCCTTATAGTTTTGCTCCCTATTGGCGACATGATACTATGAGTTGCTCGCAAGTTGGCAAGCACGTTCGGGAATTGGGAATGCAACTTTGTAAAGAAAGAATCTCACTTGAAGGTTCCTTGTTTTATCAAAATATTTTAAGCTATGTACCTTCACAAAAAGAAGCTTTTCTTGACTATCAACAATCACTGGTAAAAGAAAATGTTTACCTTAAAAAGGTGTTTAATTGGCTAAATAATAAAGTGGATGTAAAGTTGTTAAAGGATATAAAAAAAGTTTTCCCTGCAAAGGAAACACAACTACAATAA